In Amia ocellicauda isolate fAmiCal2 chromosome 7, fAmiCal2.hap1, whole genome shotgun sequence, one genomic interval encodes:
- the LOC136753796 gene encoding outer dynein arm-docking complex subunit 3, which yields MGSIAERDVLIVTRDHLLRETVVASSKEATVRGCAAARAQGRHLSRLSARESTRDAGDEQDVIAEQIDELRRRIRIIEGDKTANYEQYKDMILQLQQQDEKQRPEPLPEVVQRFASQRGTQTRLEKMKEDNNKSLLTLREEKNRLEAEIKEMKDAEQAKRSSEQQMVEEAKARLRAVEKQRYAFQENSQQVTRTLNAVTIGVKHLSNMLDHIKQPKSHVPAAPVPLSSEELLSQAAQKVLLLMEELKGKELGAIMKEMNEKKFLASIAHFIPYYNIRIKLPEIQSDDEEEDSDEDEPEVFTRDMLERQSQRIVDSQTKGKEKRSKKKKKKGN from the exons ATGGGCTCTATTGCAGAGAGAGACGTCCTCATTGTGACGAGAGACCACCTATTGAGGGAGACTGTGGTGGCGTCCAGCAAGGAG GCGACGGTGCGGGGCTGTGCGGCGGCTCGCGCTCAGGGGCGTCATTTGTCCCGACTGTCTGCACGTGAGAGCACGCGTGATGCGGGCGACGAGCAGGACGTCATCGCCGAGCAGATCGACGAGCTGCGGAGGAGGATCCGGATAATCG AGGGGGACAAGACTGCGAACTATGAGCAGTACAAGGACATGATTCTGCAGCTCCAGCAGCAGGACGAGAAGCAGCGGCCTGAGCCCTTACCG gAGGTGGTGCAGCGCTTTGCTTCTCAGCGCGGCACTCAGACACGTCTGGAGAAGATGAAAGAGGACAACAACAAGTCCCTGCTCACACTGAGGGAGGAGAAGAACAGACTGGAGGCCGAGATAAAGGAGATGAAGGACGCAGAGCAGGCCAAGCGCTCCAG TGAGCAGCAGATGGTGGAGGAGGCCAAGGCTCGCCTGAGGGCCGTGGAAAAGCAACGATACGCATTCCAAGAGAATTCTCAGCAGGTGACCCGCACCCTGAATGCAGTGACCATCGGGGTGAAGCACCTGAGTAACATGCTGGACCACATCAAGCAG CCCAAGAGCCACGTCCCGGCCGCCCCCGTGCCCCTGTCCTCGGAGGAGCTCCTCTCCCAGGCGGCGCAGAAAGTGCTGCTGCTGATGGAGGAGCTGAAGGGCAAAGAACTCGGTGCCATCATGAAAGAGATGAACGAGAAGAAG TTCCTCGCCAGCATCGCACATTTTATCCCGTACTACAACATAAGGATCAAACTCCCCGAGATACAGAGCGATGACG AAGAAGAGGACAGTGACGAGGACGAACCAGAAGTGTTCACGCGCGACATGCTGGAGCGCCAGTCGCAGCGCATCGTCGACTCCCAGACCAAGGGGAAGGAGAAGAGgagcaagaagaagaagaagaagggcaATTAG
- the LOC136752550 gene encoding outer dynein arm-docking complex subunit 3 isoform X2, translated as MQRDQRTAEQIAELRRRIRIIERESSAYYEDTQRTIQKNKETILQLRQQNEKLQKKLADSLARDERVVKDAFQDNRVEGAAMRNKTGMAAVQIVEQKTCDTMKKLNALRHQKKIRQCYLKKLQAQYSQMQQESSEPEPTAEEAKAESLTHQTQLDGLEAEILRQRQELKKLEVINRDACLSRDAAKAELQRQEEMLNRESREREKILAEYRKQVDEIKQQRGGGQVAKTSQKF; from the exons ATGCAGCGCGACCAGCGCACCGCCGAGCAGATCGCCGAGCTGCGGAGGAGGATCCGGATAATCG AGAGGGAAAGCAGTGCTTACTATGAGGACACTCAGCGTACCATCCAGAAGAACAAGGAAACGATTCTGCAGCTCCGGCAGCAGAACGAGAAGTTGCAGAAGAAGCTGGCGGACTCTTTAGCG AGAGACGAACGGGTGGTAAAGGATGCTTTTCAGGACAACAGAGTGGAGGGAGCTGCCATGAGGAACAAGACTGGGATG GCCGCTGTGCAGATCGTGGAGCAGAAGACGTGTGACACGATGAAGAAGCTCAACGCCCTGAGGCACCAAAAAAAGATTCGCCAGTGCTACCTGAAGAAGCTGCAGGCTCAGTACAGCCAGATGCAACAGGAGAGCTCCGAGCCTGAGCCCACGGCAGAGGAGGCCAAG GCGGAGAGCTTGACGCACCAAACCCAGCTGGACGGCCTGGAAGCAGAGATCTTGCGTCAGCGGCAGGAGCTGAAGAAGCTGGAGGTCATAAACAGAGACGCGTGCCTCTCCCGAGACGCCGCCAAG GCGGAGCTCCAGAGGCAGGAGGAGATGCTGAACAGggagagcagagagagggagaagatcCTGGCTGAGTACAGGAAACAGGTGGACGAGATAAAACAGCAGAGAGGAGG AGGACAAGTGGCGAAGACGTCCCAGAAGTTCTGA
- the LOC136752550 gene encoding outer dynein arm-docking complex subunit 3 isoform X1 has translation MQRDQRTAEQIAELRRRIRIIERESSAYYEDTQRTIQKNKETILQLRQQNEKLQKKLADSLARDERVVKDAFQDNRVEGAAMRNKTGMAAVQIVEQKTCDTMKKLNALRHQKKIRQCYLKKLQAQYSQMQQESSEPEPTAEEAKNLRMLENRLEKAQLKCQAAEHITQVYLELKAHLQAESLTHQTQLDGLEAEILRQRQELKKLEVINRDACLSRDAAKAELQRQEEMLNRESREREKILAEYRKQVDEIKQQRGGGQVAKTSQKF, from the exons ATGCAGCGCGACCAGCGCACCGCCGAGCAGATCGCCGAGCTGCGGAGGAGGATCCGGATAATCG AGAGGGAAAGCAGTGCTTACTATGAGGACACTCAGCGTACCATCCAGAAGAACAAGGAAACGATTCTGCAGCTCCGGCAGCAGAACGAGAAGTTGCAGAAGAAGCTGGCGGACTCTTTAGCG AGAGACGAACGGGTGGTAAAGGATGCTTTTCAGGACAACAGAGTGGAGGGAGCTGCCATGAGGAACAAGACTGGGATG GCCGCTGTGCAGATCGTGGAGCAGAAGACGTGTGACACGATGAAGAAGCTCAACGCCCTGAGGCACCAAAAAAAGATTCGCCAGTGCTACCTGAAGAAGCTGCAGGCTCAGTACAGCCAGATGCAACAGGAGAGCTCCGAGCCTGAGCCCACGGCAGAGGAGGCCAAG AACCTCAGGATGCTGGAGAACCGGCTGGAGAAGGCTCAGCTCAAGTGCCAGGCAGCCGAGCATATAACGCAGGTGTACCTGGAACTGAAGGCCCACCTCCAG GCGGAGAGCTTGACGCACCAAACCCAGCTGGACGGCCTGGAAGCAGAGATCTTGCGTCAGCGGCAGGAGCTGAAGAAGCTGGAGGTCATAAACAGAGACGCGTGCCTCTCCCGAGACGCCGCCAAG GCGGAGCTCCAGAGGCAGGAGGAGATGCTGAACAGggagagcagagagagggagaagatcCTGGCTGAGTACAGGAAACAGGTGGACGAGATAAAACAGCAGAGAGGAGG AGGACAAGTGGCGAAGACGTCCCAGAAGTTCTGA